In Rhinolophus ferrumequinum isolate MPI-CBG mRhiFer1 chromosome 5 unlocalized genomic scaffold, mRhiFer1_v1.p scaffold_110_arrow_ctg1, whole genome shotgun sequence, one DNA window encodes the following:
- the PFKFB3 gene encoding 6-phosphofructo-2-kinase/fructose-2,6-bisphosphatase 3 isoform X3: MPLELTQSRVQKIWIPVDHRPSLPRSCGPKLTNSPTVIVMVGLPARGKTYISKKLTRYLNWIGVPTKVFNVGEYRREAVKQYSSYNFFRPDNEEAMRVRKQCALAALRDVKSYLTKEGGQISVFDATNTTRERRHMILHFAKENDFKVFFIESVCDDPTVVASNIMEVKISSPDYRDCNSAEAMDDFMKRINCYEASYQPLDPDKCDRDLSLIKVIDVGRRFLVNRVQDHIQSRIVYYLMNIHVQPRTIYLCRHGESEHNLQGKIGGDSGLSGRGRKFANALSKFVDEQNLKDLKVWTSQLKSTIQTAEALQLPYEQWKALNEIDAGVCEEMTYEEIRDTYPEEYALREQDKYYYRYPTGESYQDLVQRLEPVIMELERQENVLVICHQAVLRCLLAYFLDKSAEEMPYLKCPLHTVLKLTPVAYGCRVESICLNVESVNTHRERSEDAKKGPNPLMRRNSVTPLASPEPTKKPRINSFEEHVASTSAALPNCLPPEVPSQLPGQPLLGKACLRTVCHIFSKFSPY; encoded by the exons ATGCCCTTGGAACTGACTCAGAGCCGGGTGCAGAAGATCTGGATCCCGGTGGACCACCGTCCCTCGCTGCCCAGAT CCTGTGGGCCGAAGCTGACCAACTCCCCGACCGTGATCGTGATGGTGGGCCTGCCAGCCCGGGGTAAGACCTACATCTCCAAGAAGCTGACTCGCTACCTCAACTGGATCGGTGTCCCCACCAAAG TGTTTAATGTCGGGGAGTACCGCCGGGAGGCCGTGAAGCAGTACAGTTCCTACAACTTCTTTCGCCCGGACAATGAGGAGGCCATGAGAGTCCGCAA GCAGTGTGCTCTAGCCGCCTTGAGAGACGTCAAAAGTTACCTGACGAAGGAAGGGGGCCAGATTTCA GTTTTCGATGCCACCAATACTACTAGAGAGAGGAGACACATGATCCTTCATTTTGCCAAAGAAAATGATTTCAAG GTGTTTTTCATCGAGTCTGTGTGTGATGACCCCACAGTTGTAGCCTCCAACATCATG GAAGTGAAGATCTCCAGCCCGGATTACAGAGACTGCAACTCAGCAGAAGCTATGGACGACTTCATGAAGAGAATCAACTGCTATGAAGCCAGCTATCAGCCCCTCGACCCCGATAAATGTGACAG GGACCTGTCCCTGATCAAGGTGATCGACGTGGGCCGGCGGTTCCTGGTGAACAGAGTCCAGGACCACATTCAGAGCCGCATCGTGTACTACCTGATGAACATCCACGTGCAGCCCCGCACCATCTACCTGTGTCGGCACGGCGAGAGCGAGCACAACCTGCAGGGCAAGATCGGCGGGGACTCAGGCCTGTCCGGCAGGGGCAGGAAG TTTGCCAACGCCCTGAGCAAGTTTGTGGACGAGCAGAACCTGAAGGACCTGAAGGTATGGACCAGCCAGCTGAAGAGCACCATCCAGACGGCAGAGGCCCTTCAGCTCCCCTACGAGCAGTGGAAGGCGCTCAACGAGATCGATGCC GGTGTCTGTGAGGAGATGACCTACGAGGAGATCAGGGACACCTACCCTGAGGAGTACGCCCTGCGGGAGCAGGACAAGTACTACTACCGGTACCCCACTGGGGAG TCTTACCAGGACCTCGTCCAGCGCCTGGAGCCGGTCATCATGGAGCTGGAGCGTCAGGAGAATGTGCTGGTTATCTGCCACCAGGCTGTCCTGCGTTGCCTCTTGGCTTATTTCCTGGATAAGAGTGCAG AGGAGATGCCTTACCTGAAATGCCCCCTTCACACCGTCCTCAAACTGACACCTGTCGCTTATG GTTGCCGTGTAGAATCCATCTGCCTGAATGTGGAGTCAGTGAACACACACCGGGAGAGGTCAGAG GATGCAAAGAAGGGACCTAACCCACTCATGAGACGCAATAGTGTCACCCCACTAGCCAGCCCTGAGCCCACCAAAAAGCCTCGCATCAACAGCTTTGAGGAGCATGTGGCCTCTACCTCCGCTGCCCTGCCCAACTGCCTGCCCCCGGAGGTGCCCTCGCAGCTGCCCGGACAA CCTTTGCTAGGGAAAGCCTGTTT ACGAACTGTCTGTCACATTTTCTCAAAGTTTTCTCCTTACTAA
- the PFKFB3 gene encoding 6-phosphofructo-2-kinase/fructose-2,6-bisphosphatase 3 isoform X5, protein MPLELTQSRVQKIWIPVDHRPSLPRSCGPKLTNSPTVIVMVGLPARGKTYISKKLTRYLNWIGVPTKVFNVGEYRREAVKQYSSYNFFRPDNEEAMRVRKQCALAALRDVKSYLTKEGGQISVFDATNTTRERRHMILHFAKENDFKVFFIESVCDDPTVVASNIMEVKISSPDYRDCNSAEAMDDFMKRINCYEASYQPLDPDKCDRDLSLIKVIDVGRRFLVNRVQDHIQSRIVYYLMNIHVQPRTIYLCRHGESEHNLQGKIGGDSGLSGRGRKFANALSKFVDEQNLKDLKVWTSQLKSTIQTAEALQLPYEQWKALNEIDAGVCEEMTYEEIRDTYPEEYALREQDKYYYRYPTGESYQDLVQRLEPVIMELERQENVLVICHQAVLRCLLAYFLDKSAEEMPYLKCPLHTVLKLTPVAYGCRVESICLNVESVNTHRERSEDAKKGPNPLMRRNSVTPLASPEPTKKPRINSFEEHVASTSAALPNCLPPEVPSQLPGQPLLGKACLT, encoded by the exons ATGCCCTTGGAACTGACTCAGAGCCGGGTGCAGAAGATCTGGATCCCGGTGGACCACCGTCCCTCGCTGCCCAGAT CCTGTGGGCCGAAGCTGACCAACTCCCCGACCGTGATCGTGATGGTGGGCCTGCCAGCCCGGGGTAAGACCTACATCTCCAAGAAGCTGACTCGCTACCTCAACTGGATCGGTGTCCCCACCAAAG TGTTTAATGTCGGGGAGTACCGCCGGGAGGCCGTGAAGCAGTACAGTTCCTACAACTTCTTTCGCCCGGACAATGAGGAGGCCATGAGAGTCCGCAA GCAGTGTGCTCTAGCCGCCTTGAGAGACGTCAAAAGTTACCTGACGAAGGAAGGGGGCCAGATTTCA GTTTTCGATGCCACCAATACTACTAGAGAGAGGAGACACATGATCCTTCATTTTGCCAAAGAAAATGATTTCAAG GTGTTTTTCATCGAGTCTGTGTGTGATGACCCCACAGTTGTAGCCTCCAACATCATG GAAGTGAAGATCTCCAGCCCGGATTACAGAGACTGCAACTCAGCAGAAGCTATGGACGACTTCATGAAGAGAATCAACTGCTATGAAGCCAGCTATCAGCCCCTCGACCCCGATAAATGTGACAG GGACCTGTCCCTGATCAAGGTGATCGACGTGGGCCGGCGGTTCCTGGTGAACAGAGTCCAGGACCACATTCAGAGCCGCATCGTGTACTACCTGATGAACATCCACGTGCAGCCCCGCACCATCTACCTGTGTCGGCACGGCGAGAGCGAGCACAACCTGCAGGGCAAGATCGGCGGGGACTCAGGCCTGTCCGGCAGGGGCAGGAAG TTTGCCAACGCCCTGAGCAAGTTTGTGGACGAGCAGAACCTGAAGGACCTGAAGGTATGGACCAGCCAGCTGAAGAGCACCATCCAGACGGCAGAGGCCCTTCAGCTCCCCTACGAGCAGTGGAAGGCGCTCAACGAGATCGATGCC GGTGTCTGTGAGGAGATGACCTACGAGGAGATCAGGGACACCTACCCTGAGGAGTACGCCCTGCGGGAGCAGGACAAGTACTACTACCGGTACCCCACTGGGGAG TCTTACCAGGACCTCGTCCAGCGCCTGGAGCCGGTCATCATGGAGCTGGAGCGTCAGGAGAATGTGCTGGTTATCTGCCACCAGGCTGTCCTGCGTTGCCTCTTGGCTTATTTCCTGGATAAGAGTGCAG AGGAGATGCCTTACCTGAAATGCCCCCTTCACACCGTCCTCAAACTGACACCTGTCGCTTATG GTTGCCGTGTAGAATCCATCTGCCTGAATGTGGAGTCAGTGAACACACACCGGGAGAGGTCAGAG GATGCAAAGAAGGGACCTAACCCACTCATGAGACGCAATAGTGTCACCCCACTAGCCAGCCCTGAGCCCACCAAAAAGCCTCGCATCAACAGCTTTGAGGAGCATGTGGCCTCTACCTCCGCTGCCCTGCCCAACTGCCTGCCCCCGGAGGTGCCCTCGCAGCTGCCCGGACAA CCTTTGCTAGGGAAAGCCTGTTT AACATGA
- the PFKFB3 gene encoding 6-phosphofructo-2-kinase/fructose-2,6-bisphosphatase 3 isoform X4, which yields MPLELTQSRVQKIWIPVDHRPSLPRSCGPKLTNSPTVIVMVGLPARGKTYISKKLTRYLNWIGVPTKVFNVGEYRREAVKQYSSYNFFRPDNEEAMRVRKQCALAALRDVKSYLTKEGGQISVFDATNTTRERRHMILHFAKENDFKVFFIESVCDDPTVVASNIMEVKISSPDYRDCNSAEAMDDFMKRINCYEASYQPLDPDKCDRDLSLIKVIDVGRRFLVNRVQDHIQSRIVYYLMNIHVQPRTIYLCRHGESEHNLQGKIGGDSGLSGRGRKFANALSKFVDEQNLKDLKVWTSQLKSTIQTAEALQLPYEQWKALNEIDAGVCEEMTYEEIRDTYPEEYALREQDKYYYRYPTGESYQDLVQRLEPVIMELERQENVLVICHQAVLRCLLAYFLDKSAEEMPYLKCPLHTVLKLTPVAYGCRVESICLNVESVNTHRERSEDAKKGPNPLMRRNSVTPLASPEPTKKPRINSFEEHVASTSAALPNCLPPEVPSQLPGQNMKGSQSGIDSSRTH from the exons ATGCCCTTGGAACTGACTCAGAGCCGGGTGCAGAAGATCTGGATCCCGGTGGACCACCGTCCCTCGCTGCCCAGAT CCTGTGGGCCGAAGCTGACCAACTCCCCGACCGTGATCGTGATGGTGGGCCTGCCAGCCCGGGGTAAGACCTACATCTCCAAGAAGCTGACTCGCTACCTCAACTGGATCGGTGTCCCCACCAAAG TGTTTAATGTCGGGGAGTACCGCCGGGAGGCCGTGAAGCAGTACAGTTCCTACAACTTCTTTCGCCCGGACAATGAGGAGGCCATGAGAGTCCGCAA GCAGTGTGCTCTAGCCGCCTTGAGAGACGTCAAAAGTTACCTGACGAAGGAAGGGGGCCAGATTTCA GTTTTCGATGCCACCAATACTACTAGAGAGAGGAGACACATGATCCTTCATTTTGCCAAAGAAAATGATTTCAAG GTGTTTTTCATCGAGTCTGTGTGTGATGACCCCACAGTTGTAGCCTCCAACATCATG GAAGTGAAGATCTCCAGCCCGGATTACAGAGACTGCAACTCAGCAGAAGCTATGGACGACTTCATGAAGAGAATCAACTGCTATGAAGCCAGCTATCAGCCCCTCGACCCCGATAAATGTGACAG GGACCTGTCCCTGATCAAGGTGATCGACGTGGGCCGGCGGTTCCTGGTGAACAGAGTCCAGGACCACATTCAGAGCCGCATCGTGTACTACCTGATGAACATCCACGTGCAGCCCCGCACCATCTACCTGTGTCGGCACGGCGAGAGCGAGCACAACCTGCAGGGCAAGATCGGCGGGGACTCAGGCCTGTCCGGCAGGGGCAGGAAG TTTGCCAACGCCCTGAGCAAGTTTGTGGACGAGCAGAACCTGAAGGACCTGAAGGTATGGACCAGCCAGCTGAAGAGCACCATCCAGACGGCAGAGGCCCTTCAGCTCCCCTACGAGCAGTGGAAGGCGCTCAACGAGATCGATGCC GGTGTCTGTGAGGAGATGACCTACGAGGAGATCAGGGACACCTACCCTGAGGAGTACGCCCTGCGGGAGCAGGACAAGTACTACTACCGGTACCCCACTGGGGAG TCTTACCAGGACCTCGTCCAGCGCCTGGAGCCGGTCATCATGGAGCTGGAGCGTCAGGAGAATGTGCTGGTTATCTGCCACCAGGCTGTCCTGCGTTGCCTCTTGGCTTATTTCCTGGATAAGAGTGCAG AGGAGATGCCTTACCTGAAATGCCCCCTTCACACCGTCCTCAAACTGACACCTGTCGCTTATG GTTGCCGTGTAGAATCCATCTGCCTGAATGTGGAGTCAGTGAACACACACCGGGAGAGGTCAGAG GATGCAAAGAAGGGACCTAACCCACTCATGAGACGCAATAGTGTCACCCCACTAGCCAGCCCTGAGCCCACCAAAAAGCCTCGCATCAACAGCTTTGAGGAGCATGTGGCCTCTACCTCCGCTGCCCTGCCCAACTGCCTGCCCCCGGAGGTGCCCTCGCAGCTGCCCGGACAA AACATGAAAGGCTCCCAGAGCGGCATCGACTCCTCCCGGACACACTGA
- the PFKFB3 gene encoding 6-phosphofructo-2-kinase/fructose-2,6-bisphosphatase 3 isoform X1, whose product MPLELTQSRVQKIWIPVDHRPSLPRSCGPKLTNSPTVIVMVGLPARGKTYISKKLTRYLNWIGVPTKVFNVGEYRREAVKQYSSYNFFRPDNEEAMRVRKQCALAALRDVKSYLTKEGGQISVFDATNTTRERRHMILHFAKENDFKVFFIESVCDDPTVVASNIMEVKISSPDYRDCNSAEAMDDFMKRINCYEASYQPLDPDKCDRDLSLIKVIDVGRRFLVNRVQDHIQSRIVYYLMNIHVQPRTIYLCRHGESEHNLQGKIGGDSGLSGRGRKFANALSKFVDEQNLKDLKVWTSQLKSTIQTAEALQLPYEQWKALNEIDAGVCEEMTYEEIRDTYPEEYALREQDKYYYRYPTGESYQDLVQRLEPVIMELERQENVLVICHQAVLRCLLAYFLDKSAEEMPYLKCPLHTVLKLTPVAYGCRVESICLNVESVNTHRERSEDAKKGPNPLMRRNSVTPLASPEPTKKPRINSFEEHVASTSAALPNCLPPEVPSQLPGQPLLGKACFCFLWLRCVYLMAGLSIKLCPFPPKARRCTQKASDQDFS is encoded by the exons ATGCCCTTGGAACTGACTCAGAGCCGGGTGCAGAAGATCTGGATCCCGGTGGACCACCGTCCCTCGCTGCCCAGAT CCTGTGGGCCGAAGCTGACCAACTCCCCGACCGTGATCGTGATGGTGGGCCTGCCAGCCCGGGGTAAGACCTACATCTCCAAGAAGCTGACTCGCTACCTCAACTGGATCGGTGTCCCCACCAAAG TGTTTAATGTCGGGGAGTACCGCCGGGAGGCCGTGAAGCAGTACAGTTCCTACAACTTCTTTCGCCCGGACAATGAGGAGGCCATGAGAGTCCGCAA GCAGTGTGCTCTAGCCGCCTTGAGAGACGTCAAAAGTTACCTGACGAAGGAAGGGGGCCAGATTTCA GTTTTCGATGCCACCAATACTACTAGAGAGAGGAGACACATGATCCTTCATTTTGCCAAAGAAAATGATTTCAAG GTGTTTTTCATCGAGTCTGTGTGTGATGACCCCACAGTTGTAGCCTCCAACATCATG GAAGTGAAGATCTCCAGCCCGGATTACAGAGACTGCAACTCAGCAGAAGCTATGGACGACTTCATGAAGAGAATCAACTGCTATGAAGCCAGCTATCAGCCCCTCGACCCCGATAAATGTGACAG GGACCTGTCCCTGATCAAGGTGATCGACGTGGGCCGGCGGTTCCTGGTGAACAGAGTCCAGGACCACATTCAGAGCCGCATCGTGTACTACCTGATGAACATCCACGTGCAGCCCCGCACCATCTACCTGTGTCGGCACGGCGAGAGCGAGCACAACCTGCAGGGCAAGATCGGCGGGGACTCAGGCCTGTCCGGCAGGGGCAGGAAG TTTGCCAACGCCCTGAGCAAGTTTGTGGACGAGCAGAACCTGAAGGACCTGAAGGTATGGACCAGCCAGCTGAAGAGCACCATCCAGACGGCAGAGGCCCTTCAGCTCCCCTACGAGCAGTGGAAGGCGCTCAACGAGATCGATGCC GGTGTCTGTGAGGAGATGACCTACGAGGAGATCAGGGACACCTACCCTGAGGAGTACGCCCTGCGGGAGCAGGACAAGTACTACTACCGGTACCCCACTGGGGAG TCTTACCAGGACCTCGTCCAGCGCCTGGAGCCGGTCATCATGGAGCTGGAGCGTCAGGAGAATGTGCTGGTTATCTGCCACCAGGCTGTCCTGCGTTGCCTCTTGGCTTATTTCCTGGATAAGAGTGCAG AGGAGATGCCTTACCTGAAATGCCCCCTTCACACCGTCCTCAAACTGACACCTGTCGCTTATG GTTGCCGTGTAGAATCCATCTGCCTGAATGTGGAGTCAGTGAACACACACCGGGAGAGGTCAGAG GATGCAAAGAAGGGACCTAACCCACTCATGAGACGCAATAGTGTCACCCCACTAGCCAGCCCTGAGCCCACCAAAAAGCCTCGCATCAACAGCTTTGAGGAGCATGTGGCCTCTACCTCCGCTGCCCTGCCCAACTGCCTGCCCCCGGAGGTGCCCTCGCAGCTGCCCGGACAA CCTTTGCTAGGGAAAGCCTGTTT CTGCTTCCTGTGGCTGAGGTGTGTTTACTTGATGGCCGGCCTGTCCATAAAATTATGTCCGTTCCCCCCCAAAGCCAGACGTTGTACACAGAAAGCTTCAGATCAAGACTTCTCCTG A
- the PFKFB3 gene encoding 6-phosphofructo-2-kinase/fructose-2,6-bisphosphatase 3 isoform X7, translating to MPLELTQSRVQKIWIPVDHRPSLPRSCGPKLTNSPTVIVMVGLPARGKTYISKKLTRYLNWIGVPTKVFNVGEYRREAVKQYSSYNFFRPDNEEAMRVRKQCALAALRDVKSYLTKEGGQISVFDATNTTRERRHMILHFAKENDFKVFFIESVCDDPTVVASNIMEVKISSPDYRDCNSAEAMDDFMKRINCYEASYQPLDPDKCDRDLSLIKVIDVGRRFLVNRVQDHIQSRIVYYLMNIHVQPRTIYLCRHGESEHNLQGKIGGDSGLSGRGRKFANALSKFVDEQNLKDLKVWTSQLKSTIQTAEALQLPYEQWKALNEIDAGVCEEMTYEEIRDTYPEEYALREQDKYYYRYPTGESYQDLVQRLEPVIMELERQENVLVICHQAVLRCLLAYFLDKSAEEMPYLKCPLHTVLKLTPVAYGCRVESICLNVESVNTHRERSEDAKKGPNPLMRRNSVTPLASPEPTKKPRINSFEEHVASTSAALPNCLPPEVPSQLPGQPLLGKACLPVGLLLRSTKRLGSGGAPGVLQVVAPGVMVSQ from the exons ATGCCCTTGGAACTGACTCAGAGCCGGGTGCAGAAGATCTGGATCCCGGTGGACCACCGTCCCTCGCTGCCCAGAT CCTGTGGGCCGAAGCTGACCAACTCCCCGACCGTGATCGTGATGGTGGGCCTGCCAGCCCGGGGTAAGACCTACATCTCCAAGAAGCTGACTCGCTACCTCAACTGGATCGGTGTCCCCACCAAAG TGTTTAATGTCGGGGAGTACCGCCGGGAGGCCGTGAAGCAGTACAGTTCCTACAACTTCTTTCGCCCGGACAATGAGGAGGCCATGAGAGTCCGCAA GCAGTGTGCTCTAGCCGCCTTGAGAGACGTCAAAAGTTACCTGACGAAGGAAGGGGGCCAGATTTCA GTTTTCGATGCCACCAATACTACTAGAGAGAGGAGACACATGATCCTTCATTTTGCCAAAGAAAATGATTTCAAG GTGTTTTTCATCGAGTCTGTGTGTGATGACCCCACAGTTGTAGCCTCCAACATCATG GAAGTGAAGATCTCCAGCCCGGATTACAGAGACTGCAACTCAGCAGAAGCTATGGACGACTTCATGAAGAGAATCAACTGCTATGAAGCCAGCTATCAGCCCCTCGACCCCGATAAATGTGACAG GGACCTGTCCCTGATCAAGGTGATCGACGTGGGCCGGCGGTTCCTGGTGAACAGAGTCCAGGACCACATTCAGAGCCGCATCGTGTACTACCTGATGAACATCCACGTGCAGCCCCGCACCATCTACCTGTGTCGGCACGGCGAGAGCGAGCACAACCTGCAGGGCAAGATCGGCGGGGACTCAGGCCTGTCCGGCAGGGGCAGGAAG TTTGCCAACGCCCTGAGCAAGTTTGTGGACGAGCAGAACCTGAAGGACCTGAAGGTATGGACCAGCCAGCTGAAGAGCACCATCCAGACGGCAGAGGCCCTTCAGCTCCCCTACGAGCAGTGGAAGGCGCTCAACGAGATCGATGCC GGTGTCTGTGAGGAGATGACCTACGAGGAGATCAGGGACACCTACCCTGAGGAGTACGCCCTGCGGGAGCAGGACAAGTACTACTACCGGTACCCCACTGGGGAG TCTTACCAGGACCTCGTCCAGCGCCTGGAGCCGGTCATCATGGAGCTGGAGCGTCAGGAGAATGTGCTGGTTATCTGCCACCAGGCTGTCCTGCGTTGCCTCTTGGCTTATTTCCTGGATAAGAGTGCAG AGGAGATGCCTTACCTGAAATGCCCCCTTCACACCGTCCTCAAACTGACACCTGTCGCTTATG GTTGCCGTGTAGAATCCATCTGCCTGAATGTGGAGTCAGTGAACACACACCGGGAGAGGTCAGAG GATGCAAAGAAGGGACCTAACCCACTCATGAGACGCAATAGTGTCACCCCACTAGCCAGCCCTGAGCCCACCAAAAAGCCTCGCATCAACAGCTTTGAGGAGCATGTGGCCTCTACCTCCGCTGCCCTGCCCAACTGCCTGCCCCCGGAGGTGCCCTCGCAGCTGCCCGGACAA CCTTTGCTAGGGAAAGCCTGTTT GCCAGTGGGATTGCTTCTCAGGAGCACCAAGAGACTAGGAAGTGGGGGAGCCCCTGGGGTCTTACAGGTTGTGGCCCCAGGGGTCATGGTTTCCCAGTAA
- the PFKFB3 gene encoding 6-phosphofructo-2-kinase/fructose-2,6-bisphosphatase 3 isoform X6, whose translation MPLELTQSRVQKIWIPVDHRPSLPRSCGPKLTNSPTVIVMVGLPARGKTYISKKLTRYLNWIGVPTKVFNVGEYRREAVKQYSSYNFFRPDNEEAMRVRKQCALAALRDVKSYLTKEGGQISVFDATNTTRERRHMILHFAKENDFKVFFIESVCDDPTVVASNIMEVKISSPDYRDCNSAEAMDDFMKRINCYEASYQPLDPDKCDRDLSLIKVIDVGRRFLVNRVQDHIQSRIVYYLMNIHVQPRTIYLCRHGESEHNLQGKIGGDSGLSGRGRKFANALSKFVDEQNLKDLKVWTSQLKSTIQTAEALQLPYEQWKALNEIDAGVCEEMTYEEIRDTYPEEYALREQDKYYYRYPTGESYQDLVQRLEPVIMELERQENVLVICHQAVLRCLLAYFLDKSAEEMPYLKCPLHTVLKLTPVAYGCRVESICLNVESVNTHRERSEDAKKGPNPLMRRNSVTPLASPEPTKKPRINSFEEHVASTSAALPNCLPPEVPSQLPGQPLLGKACFCFLWLRCVYLMAGLSIKLCPFPPKARRCTQKASDQDFSW comes from the exons ATGCCCTTGGAACTGACTCAGAGCCGGGTGCAGAAGATCTGGATCCCGGTGGACCACCGTCCCTCGCTGCCCAGAT CCTGTGGGCCGAAGCTGACCAACTCCCCGACCGTGATCGTGATGGTGGGCCTGCCAGCCCGGGGTAAGACCTACATCTCCAAGAAGCTGACTCGCTACCTCAACTGGATCGGTGTCCCCACCAAAG TGTTTAATGTCGGGGAGTACCGCCGGGAGGCCGTGAAGCAGTACAGTTCCTACAACTTCTTTCGCCCGGACAATGAGGAGGCCATGAGAGTCCGCAA GCAGTGTGCTCTAGCCGCCTTGAGAGACGTCAAAAGTTACCTGACGAAGGAAGGGGGCCAGATTTCA GTTTTCGATGCCACCAATACTACTAGAGAGAGGAGACACATGATCCTTCATTTTGCCAAAGAAAATGATTTCAAG GTGTTTTTCATCGAGTCTGTGTGTGATGACCCCACAGTTGTAGCCTCCAACATCATG GAAGTGAAGATCTCCAGCCCGGATTACAGAGACTGCAACTCAGCAGAAGCTATGGACGACTTCATGAAGAGAATCAACTGCTATGAAGCCAGCTATCAGCCCCTCGACCCCGATAAATGTGACAG GGACCTGTCCCTGATCAAGGTGATCGACGTGGGCCGGCGGTTCCTGGTGAACAGAGTCCAGGACCACATTCAGAGCCGCATCGTGTACTACCTGATGAACATCCACGTGCAGCCCCGCACCATCTACCTGTGTCGGCACGGCGAGAGCGAGCACAACCTGCAGGGCAAGATCGGCGGGGACTCAGGCCTGTCCGGCAGGGGCAGGAAG TTTGCCAACGCCCTGAGCAAGTTTGTGGACGAGCAGAACCTGAAGGACCTGAAGGTATGGACCAGCCAGCTGAAGAGCACCATCCAGACGGCAGAGGCCCTTCAGCTCCCCTACGAGCAGTGGAAGGCGCTCAACGAGATCGATGCC GGTGTCTGTGAGGAGATGACCTACGAGGAGATCAGGGACACCTACCCTGAGGAGTACGCCCTGCGGGAGCAGGACAAGTACTACTACCGGTACCCCACTGGGGAG TCTTACCAGGACCTCGTCCAGCGCCTGGAGCCGGTCATCATGGAGCTGGAGCGTCAGGAGAATGTGCTGGTTATCTGCCACCAGGCTGTCCTGCGTTGCCTCTTGGCTTATTTCCTGGATAAGAGTGCAG AGGAGATGCCTTACCTGAAATGCCCCCTTCACACCGTCCTCAAACTGACACCTGTCGCTTATG GTTGCCGTGTAGAATCCATCTGCCTGAATGTGGAGTCAGTGAACACACACCGGGAGAGGTCAGAG GATGCAAAGAAGGGACCTAACCCACTCATGAGACGCAATAGTGTCACCCCACTAGCCAGCCCTGAGCCCACCAAAAAGCCTCGCATCAACAGCTTTGAGGAGCATGTGGCCTCTACCTCCGCTGCCCTGCCCAACTGCCTGCCCCCGGAGGTGCCCTCGCAGCTGCCCGGACAA CCTTTGCTAGGGAAAGCCTGTTT CTGCTTCCTGTGGCTGAGGTGTGTTTACTTGATGGCCGGCCTGTCCATAAAATTATGTCCGTTCCCCCCCAAAGCCAGACGTTGTACACAGAAAGCTTCAGATCAAGACTTCTCCTGGTGA